The following are encoded in a window of Haladaptatus sp. R4 genomic DNA:
- a CDS encoding proline dehydrogenase family protein gives MIPPIANNFVAGESSEGALEYAADLNDRGISAILNLLGEHYHERSPAFEDTEEYCYLTAEIDDRNLDASISVKPSQVGLDVGTDVFAENVELIVDHAIDHDVFVWVDMEDHTTTDATLDAVVENADRDGADVGVAIQANLKRTGDDLQRLARSDATVRLVKGAYDEPASVAHADKSRVNEAYEEHLDYLFSEFEHVSVGSHDPQMISLARDLHDECGTPYEIQMLMGVRDDAQVDLAEDGVRVVQYVPYGGKWAQYFYRRVMERKENLLFAARAILS, from the coding sequence GTGATCCCACCGATAGCGAACAACTTCGTCGCCGGAGAGTCGTCCGAAGGAGCACTGGAGTACGCCGCTGATCTCAACGATCGAGGCATTAGCGCCATTCTCAACCTTCTCGGTGAACATTACCACGAGCGCTCGCCCGCGTTCGAGGACACCGAAGAGTACTGTTACTTGACCGCGGAGATCGATGACCGCAACCTCGACGCGTCTATCAGCGTCAAACCCAGTCAGGTCGGCCTCGACGTCGGCACGGACGTTTTCGCCGAGAACGTAGAACTCATCGTCGACCACGCCATCGACCACGACGTTTTCGTCTGGGTCGATATGGAGGACCACACGACGACAGATGCGACGCTCGACGCCGTCGTCGAAAACGCCGACCGCGACGGGGCCGACGTGGGCGTCGCCATCCAGGCGAACCTCAAACGGACCGGCGACGACCTGCAGCGACTGGCACGGAGCGACGCCACCGTTCGCCTCGTCAAGGGCGCGTACGACGAACCCGCATCGGTTGCGCACGCGGACAAATCGCGGGTAAACGAGGCGTATGAGGAGCACCTCGATTACCTCTTCAGCGAATTCGAGCACGTTTCCGTCGGTAGCCACGACCCACAGATGATTTCGCTCGCCCGGGACCTCCACGACGAGTGCGGCACGCCATACGAGATACAGATGCTCATGGGAGTCCGCGACGACGCGCAGGTCGACCTCGCGGAGGACGGAGTACGCGTCGTCCAATACGTTCCGTATGGTGGGAAATGGGCCCAGTACTTCTACCGCCGTGTCATGGAGCGCAAGGAGAACCTCCTCTTCGCCGCCCGCGCGATCCTCTCGTGA
- a CDS encoding IclR family transcriptional regulator — MVTRNGTSASTVSTTETSLAVIETIRTHDGIRLRQLAEELDLSKSTVHAHLTTLRDTRYVVKEGEFYHLGLKFFELGEYVISRKEIYDIAEEEITALNDRTNRIADFSVEEHGRVVSLYSELYDSQSTFLSDRRTFYMHNTASGKAILAECSNSRVERITDQWGLPHETDHSISTTDELFAELENTRERGYAVNDEEVVTGLYSVAKPVYQPHGRVCGAVSLDCPKYRVTNDTIDDFVAHLDRTVQNIERTLGERSSTG, encoded by the coding sequence ATGGTAACACGGAATGGGACGTCCGCTTCGACGGTATCGACGACCGAGACTTCCTTAGCGGTCATAGAGACCATCAGGACGCACGATGGTATCAGGTTACGCCAGTTGGCCGAGGAACTCGATCTCTCGAAAAGTACCGTTCACGCTCATCTGACCACCCTTCGGGACACGCGATACGTCGTGAAGGAGGGCGAATTCTACCACTTGGGACTGAAATTTTTCGAATTGGGGGAGTACGTCATCTCCCGGAAGGAAATCTACGACATCGCCGAGGAAGAGATCACTGCTCTCAACGACCGAACGAACCGAATAGCGGATTTCAGTGTCGAAGAACACGGACGGGTCGTTTCACTGTACAGCGAACTTTACGATTCCCAATCGACGTTTCTCAGTGATCGACGGACGTTTTATATGCACAATACCGCGTCGGGGAAAGCCATCCTGGCCGAATGTAGTAACTCGCGCGTAGAGAGAATCACGGATCAGTGGGGACTTCCCCATGAAACCGACCACTCTATATCGACTACCGATGAGCTTTTCGCGGAACTCGAAAACACTCGCGAACGAGGCTACGCCGTCAACGATGAGGAGGTAGTTACCGGCCTCTATTCCGTCGCCAAACCGGTTTATCAGCCTCATGGACGAGTCTGCGGTGCTGTGAGCCTGGATTGTCCCAAATATCGCGTTACCAACGATACCATCGACGATTTCGTAGCACACCTCGACCGGACCGTCCAGAACATCGAACGAACCCTCGGTGAACGCTCTTCTACCGGATAA
- a CDS encoding sodium/proline symporter, producing METIIGLVGYLILVVAIGHWGTKLVSSEEDFFLGGEQIPGWALALSERSSGMSGWLLLGVPGLAWSIGLSAVWVLVGTTGGAIFQWIVYARPFMEGRKETGAVTPIGLLAEKIPGDSPVVRALPALVTFVFYMGYVGSQFLAGGNIFKKAFGIDPVIGVLLIGGIVTAYSLAGGFPSVVWTDVMQALLMVFTLVVLPGYLLVGVFLDPSTSLVGGLAASGGNRSAWFGGRTGAAALVFLGANLSWFFLYLGGYPHLDARFMAVRSGDDRRSAIIVATVWGILTSSGAVLLGLLARVIDGAPQALQADREMVLPFMVLKHLPGLLGGILLAGALAAMMSTASSQIVVASSAVAQDVYTDILKKGQEFSDKAQLRVSRAATLAVGVIGLVIALLTSNLVYTLVSYSGTGLFSAFGPAFTLLFFWRRNLSVAGLVAAFVAGPGATILWIAFGMNSIITVRLIAPPIGFAAAIGASLLWPGGELTSPAPSASAANQD from the coding sequence ATGGAAACCATTATCGGGCTAGTTGGCTATCTGATCCTGGTAGTAGCGATCGGTCACTGGGGAACGAAGTTGGTCTCCTCCGAGGAGGACTTCTTCCTCGGGGGCGAACAAATCCCCGGTTGGGCACTTGCACTCTCCGAACGGAGTTCCGGGATGTCCGGTTGGCTTCTCCTCGGCGTGCCGGGATTGGCGTGGTCGATAGGACTCTCCGCCGTCTGGGTGCTCGTCGGCACGACCGGCGGTGCCATCTTTCAGTGGATCGTTTACGCGCGGCCGTTCATGGAAGGTCGCAAGGAAACGGGCGCGGTCACGCCGATAGGGCTTCTCGCGGAGAAAATCCCCGGTGACTCGCCGGTCGTCCGTGCGCTCCCGGCGCTCGTCACCTTCGTGTTCTACATGGGCTACGTCGGGTCGCAGTTCCTCGCTGGCGGCAACATCTTCAAGAAGGCCTTCGGAATCGACCCCGTCATCGGTGTCCTTCTCATCGGCGGCATCGTGACAGCGTACTCGCTCGCCGGTGGATTCCCGTCCGTCGTCTGGACCGACGTGATGCAAGCGCTGTTGATGGTGTTCACGCTCGTGGTGCTTCCGGGCTATCTCCTCGTCGGCGTGTTCCTCGATCCCTCCACCTCACTCGTGGGCGGACTCGCGGCCTCCGGGGGAAACCGGTCGGCGTGGTTCGGCGGACGGACCGGTGCTGCCGCGCTCGTCTTCCTCGGCGCTAACCTGAGCTGGTTTTTCCTCTACCTCGGCGGTTACCCGCACCTCGACGCTCGGTTCATGGCTGTCCGCAGCGGCGACGACCGCCGCTCGGCCATCATCGTGGCGACCGTCTGGGGTATCCTCACCTCGTCGGGCGCAGTGCTCCTCGGCCTCCTCGCGCGCGTTATCGACGGCGCGCCGCAGGCCCTGCAGGCGGACCGCGAGATGGTCCTCCCGTTCATGGTCTTGAAACACCTCCCGGGACTGCTCGGGGGAATCCTCCTCGCGGGCGCGCTAGCGGCGATGATGTCGACGGCTTCCTCGCAAATCGTCGTCGCTAGCTCCGCGGTCGCACAGGACGTCTACACCGACATTCTGAAGAAGGGTCAGGAGTTCAGCGATAAGGCCCAACTACGCGTCTCCCGCGCCGCCACGCTTGCGGTCGGCGTGATCGGACTCGTGATCGCACTCCTGACGTCGAACCTGGTGTACACGCTCGTGAGTTACTCCGGAACCGGACTCTTCTCCGCCTTCGGGCCTGCGTTCACTCTCCTCTTCTTCTGGCGACGAAACCTCTCCGTGGCGGGCCTCGTGGCGGCGTTCGTCGCCGGTCCCGGCGCGACCATCCTCTGGATCGCTTTCGGAATGAACTCGATCATCACGGTTCGTCTCATCGCACCGCCGATCGGGTTCGCCGCAGCGATCGGTGCCTCCCTGCTGTGGCCGGGCGGAGAACTAACCAGCCCCGCCCCGTCCGCGAGCGCCGCGAACCAGGACTGA
- a CDS encoding aldehyde dehydrogenase gives MHSYEMRIDGQDRGGTERSVENPATGETVGTVSTGTRTDASEAIDAARSVRKEWAESNPARRERGLLAVAERIEADRDELSELLVAETGKCLGTAEGEVMETAQQFRFFAGVVDKVRGDTIPTSTNRLNYTKRVPYGVTAHIIPWNYPLLLGSRGIAAALATGNTVVAKPPSRAPLSTMRYGNILAEEFPDGVVNLVPGSGSEVGAALSDHPGVDLITFTGSTAVGQQVLEAAAANITPVDLELGGKAPAVVLPDADVENAARGVARGIFSNAGQNCVATSRAIVHEDVRAEFTELVVREAERISLGSGDDPTTDMGPVISAEAQDDILGYIESGREEGATLRTGGGVPDDPELQDGYFVEPTVFDDVTPDMQIAREEIFGPVLSILSVESVDEAVAVANDSPYALAASIWTDGLHATRIADRLDHGLVAVNTFPVSMPQSPWGGNKESGLGREGGYEGVEAFTTVNSVVVEHDGMDPY, from the coding sequence ATGCACAGCTACGAGATGCGAATCGACGGGCAGGATCGAGGTGGGACCGAGCGTTCCGTCGAAAATCCCGCTACGGGAGAGACGGTCGGTACCGTCTCGACCGGAACACGAACCGACGCGAGCGAAGCGATCGACGCTGCGCGGAGTGTACGAAAGGAGTGGGCGGAGAGCAACCCCGCTCGACGTGAACGTGGATTGCTTGCCGTCGCCGAGCGGATCGAGGCGGATCGGGACGAACTCAGCGAACTCCTCGTCGCGGAGACCGGAAAATGTCTCGGAACGGCCGAAGGCGAGGTCATGGAAACCGCCCAGCAGTTTCGCTTCTTCGCGGGTGTGGTGGACAAGGTTCGAGGTGACACGATCCCAACTTCGACGAACCGGCTCAACTACACGAAACGGGTCCCCTACGGCGTTACCGCACACATCATCCCGTGGAACTATCCGCTCCTGTTGGGGTCCCGAGGGATTGCGGCCGCCCTCGCCACGGGAAATACGGTCGTCGCGAAGCCACCGAGTCGAGCACCGCTATCGACGATGAGGTACGGGAATATTCTCGCCGAGGAGTTCCCCGACGGCGTCGTAAACCTCGTTCCGGGGTCGGGGAGCGAGGTGGGAGCGGCCCTGAGCGATCATCCCGGCGTCGATCTGATCACGTTTACCGGTTCGACTGCGGTCGGTCAACAGGTGCTGGAGGCTGCGGCAGCGAACATCACGCCGGTCGACCTGGAACTCGGAGGGAAGGCTCCGGCGGTCGTCCTCCCCGACGCCGACGTCGAGAATGCGGCGCGCGGCGTCGCCCGAGGAATCTTCTCCAATGCCGGGCAGAATTGCGTCGCTACCTCACGCGCCATCGTCCACGAAGACGTGAGGGCGGAATTCACCGAACTCGTGGTCCGGGAAGCGGAACGTATCTCCCTCGGATCCGGGGACGATCCGACGACTGATATGGGGCCGGTCATCTCGGCGGAAGCGCAGGACGACATTCTCGGCTACATCGAATCGGGACGGGAGGAGGGAGCGACCCTCCGAACCGGCGGGGGTGTCCCGGACGATCCGGAGTTGCAGGACGGATACTTCGTCGAACCGACCGTGTTCGATGACGTGACGCCGGACATGCAAATTGCGCGCGAGGAGATATTCGGCCCAGTGCTCTCGATACTGAGCGTCGAATCGGTCGATGAAGCCGTCGCCGTGGCGAACGACTCGCCGTACGCGCTCGCGGCGTCCATCTGGACCGACGGGTTGCACGCCACTCGCATCGCTGACCGACTCGATCACGGCCTCGTCGCAGTCAACACGTTCCCCGTGTCGATGCCTCAAAGCCCGTGGGGAGGGAACAAGGAGAGCGGTCTGGGACGGGAAGGCGGTTACGAGGGCGTCGAGGCGTTCACCACCGTAAACAGCGTCGTCGTCGAGCACGACGGGATGGACCCGTACTGA
- a CDS encoding helix-turn-helix domain-containing protein yields the protein MIEYSFRIKHEGCWTNSFNDAFPNARASIIYSYLVHGTSVTMIEVTQVEEGEIDDLVDWLEDHPVMNTSRLVSFTSATNRGVVCLEGDYDTETEPVLNVLLGNSCFPTIPATVADGWEHWDVLAPTHEQVSRAHEELQQLGTVQIDSLHSPEFEGMFMGLLEVKKAIQNLSARQLEVLSLAIEEGYYDSPRSCKLKDLAEHDPTGVSTVGEHLRLSEAKILKAIGPMLDQPAKD from the coding sequence ATGATCGAATACTCGTTTAGAATAAAGCACGAGGGATGTTGGACCAACAGTTTTAACGATGCGTTCCCGAACGCGCGTGCATCCATCATCTACTCCTATCTCGTTCACGGGACGAGCGTCACGATGATCGAGGTGACGCAGGTCGAAGAGGGGGAAATCGACGACCTCGTCGATTGGCTAGAGGATCATCCGGTGATGAACACGAGTCGACTCGTCAGTTTCACCAGCGCCACCAACCGGGGCGTCGTCTGTCTGGAAGGCGATTACGACACCGAGACCGAACCGGTACTGAACGTACTACTGGGAAACAGTTGTTTCCCGACGATACCGGCGACCGTCGCCGATGGGTGGGAACATTGGGACGTCCTCGCCCCGACGCACGAACAGGTGAGTCGCGCTCACGAGGAGTTACAGCAACTAGGCACCGTACAGATCGACTCGCTGCACTCCCCCGAGTTCGAGGGGATGTTCATGGGACTTCTCGAAGTCAAGAAAGCGATACAGAACCTCTCCGCTCGGCAACTCGAAGTGCTCTCGCTCGCCATAGAAGAAGGATACTACGACTCCCCCCGTTCGTGTAAACTCAAAGATTTAGCCGAACACGACCCGACGGGCGTCTCGACCGTCGGAGAACACCTTCGGCTCTCGGAGGCGAAGATTCTGAAAGCGATCGGTCCGATGCTGGACCAACCCGCCAAGGACTAG
- a CDS encoding IclR family transcriptional regulator — MTDGSRTFTTTETSFAVIHAIEDANGATFAELRSQLDLSKSTLYYHLTTLEKYGYVVKERGTYQLGLRFLSHAQHAKNKEPAFDVVRSKARDLADRIPEEISFATEENGRLVVVYHNIGGSAMTDFKIGQYLYMHVTASGKMMLAEMSEERVDEIIDRWGLPKLTENTITDRDTLKEELDRVRERGYAINDEEQREGLRSVGAKITKPDGSVLGGLAIDGATYRLTNDQIEGHTVQQLFDTIDEIEAEID; from the coding sequence ATGACAGACGGAAGCCGGACGTTCACCACGACGGAAACGTCGTTCGCCGTAATCCACGCGATCGAGGACGCGAACGGAGCGACGTTCGCGGAACTCAGGTCGCAACTCGACCTCTCCAAGAGCACGCTGTACTACCATCTGACCACCCTCGAAAAATACGGATACGTGGTGAAAGAACGCGGGACGTACCAACTCGGCTTGCGATTCCTCTCGCACGCCCAGCACGCCAAGAACAAGGAGCCAGCGTTCGACGTCGTCCGTTCGAAAGCCCGCGACCTCGCTGACAGGATACCCGAGGAAATCTCCTTCGCTACCGAGGAGAACGGTCGTCTCGTCGTGGTCTACCACAACATCGGTGGCTCCGCAATGACCGACTTCAAGATCGGACAGTACCTGTACATGCACGTGACCGCAAGCGGGAAAATGATGCTCGCGGAGATGTCCGAGGAGCGCGTCGACGAGATAATCGACCGCTGGGGACTTCCAAAACTCACGGAGAACACGATCACGGATCGGGACACACTGAAGGAGGAGTTAGACCGGGTCCGCGAACGGGGGTACGCGATCAACGACGAGGAACAGCGCGAGGGACTCCGGAGCGTGGGTGCGAAGATAACGAAGCCCGATGGGTCCGTTCTCGGGGGTCTCGCCATCGACGGTGCGACCTATCGACTGACCAACGATCAGATCGAGGGACACACGGTACAGCAACTGTTCGACACGATCGACGAGATCGAAGCCGAAATCGACTGA
- the eat gene encoding ethanolamine permease — MSDKEGGSVTYNDVDDSYFEDRGLRRHARIWSLWALGVGAVISGDFFGWNFGLAAGGFMGLVIATIIIAVMYLGLCFSIAEMAPALPHTGGAYSFGRTAMGPWGGFITGLGENMEYVITTAVIVVGIGGYMNSVTQALLSFSMPAPVWWAIFYGIFVGLNIVGVKESFRFTVFITFLALGILAVFFIGAIPHFSFDWALTVPADSGQSKLLPKGIKGIFLALPFAIWFFLAIEELPLAAEEAHDPERDLPKATILGIVTLIITAFLTLFLNSGIAPGAAKVGQADNPLFLGFKTIFPGSIGAALLSLIAVAGLVASFHAIIFAFGRNIYSLSRAGYFPQWLSVTHDERDTPHVALIAGSLIGYVAALLIWLTPSDSPVGAVLLNMAVFGAMISYIMQSLAFILLRREYPNLRRPYRSPVGVFGAVVAIVIAAVTFVFLFLNPSYRFGVIGAALWYAGGIIYFAVRGRHRLVRAPEEDFALNQQNAATNDAAPDMAERRDSTGDTVREPSE; from the coding sequence ATGTCAGATAAAGAAGGGGGTAGCGTTACGTACAACGATGTGGATGATAGTTATTTCGAAGATCGTGGCTTACGGCGGCACGCGAGGATTTGGTCGCTGTGGGCACTCGGCGTCGGTGCCGTCATCTCGGGCGATTTCTTCGGCTGGAACTTCGGCCTCGCCGCTGGTGGGTTCATGGGCCTCGTCATCGCAACGATCATCATCGCCGTCATGTATCTGGGCCTCTGTTTTTCCATCGCGGAAATGGCACCGGCGCTCCCCCACACCGGGGGTGCCTATTCGTTCGGACGGACGGCCATGGGTCCCTGGGGTGGCTTTATCACGGGTTTGGGTGAGAACATGGAGTACGTCATCACCACCGCGGTCATCGTCGTCGGTATCGGCGGCTACATGAACTCGGTTACACAGGCATTGCTCAGTTTTTCCATGCCCGCGCCGGTTTGGTGGGCGATATTCTATGGTATTTTCGTCGGACTCAACATAGTGGGCGTCAAGGAAAGCTTCCGGTTCACCGTCTTCATCACCTTCCTCGCGTTGGGCATATTGGCGGTCTTTTTCATCGGTGCGATTCCGCACTTTTCGTTCGATTGGGCACTGACCGTACCCGCTGATTCGGGTCAGAGCAAACTATTGCCGAAAGGCATCAAGGGCATCTTCCTGGCGTTGCCGTTCGCGATTTGGTTTTTCCTCGCCATCGAGGAACTGCCGTTAGCGGCGGAAGAGGCACACGATCCGGAGCGCGACCTGCCCAAAGCGACGATACTGGGCATCGTGACGCTGATCATCACGGCGTTCCTGACGTTGTTCCTCAACAGCGGCATCGCACCTGGCGCGGCAAAGGTCGGCCAAGCGGATAATCCGTTGTTCTTGGGCTTCAAAACCATATTCCCCGGCAGCATCGGTGCGGCGTTGCTCTCGTTGATCGCCGTGGCCGGATTGGTGGCGAGCTTTCACGCGATCATCTTCGCGTTCGGGCGTAACATCTACTCGCTGTCCCGGGCGGGGTACTTCCCACAGTGGCTCTCGGTCACCCACGACGAGCGCGATACGCCACACGTCGCTTTGATCGCCGGTTCGTTGATTGGCTACGTCGCGGCGCTGTTGATCTGGCTCACGCCGAGCGACAGTCCGGTGGGGGCGGTTCTGTTGAACATGGCGGTGTTCGGCGCCATGATCTCGTACATCATGCAGTCGTTGGCGTTCATCCTGCTCCGGCGAGAGTATCCGAACCTCAGACGACCGTATCGGAGTCCGGTCGGCGTGTTCGGTGCGGTGGTCGCAATCGTTATCGCGGCCGTTACCTTCGTGTTCCTCTTTTTGAACCCGTCGTATCGGTTCGGCGTTATCGGAGCGGCGCTGTGGTATGCGGGCGGGATCATCTATTTCGCTGTCAGGGGTCGCCACCGTCTAGTGCGGGCACCGGAGGAGGATTTCGCCCTGAACCAGCAGAACGCGGCGACGAACGACGCCGCTCCCGACATGGCCGAGCGGCGCGATTCGACGGGCGACACCGTTCGAGAACCCTCCGAGTGA
- a CDS encoding maleate cis-trans isomerase — MMYGWRNRIGLVVTSSDRTSEGEYFRHTPDGVSVHVARMLLEDGVADAETLERMSADVERCAKLLKTTDVDVIAYSCTTGSLLKGEGFETEIERRIETVAGVPAVATAASIKRALDALDVESLTVATPYIPELNELEVDFLEDSGYEVLDIYGLGCRTDEEICAHHPEMAYRQAREMNREDADAIFISCTGYRTFEIIDRLERDLDKPVITSNQATLWDALRKIDVDYSEIELGTLFRH, encoded by the coding sequence ATGATGTACGGGTGGAGGAACCGGATCGGACTCGTCGTAACGTCGTCCGACAGAACGAGCGAGGGCGAGTACTTCCGGCACACACCCGATGGCGTTTCCGTACACGTGGCTCGCATGCTACTTGAGGATGGGGTCGCCGACGCGGAAACCTTGGAACGAATGTCGGCCGATGTCGAACGCTGTGCAAAATTGCTCAAAACCACCGATGTCGATGTTATCGCCTACTCCTGTACGACCGGTAGCCTGCTCAAGGGCGAGGGATTCGAAACGGAGATCGAACGACGGATCGAAACGGTGGCCGGTGTTCCTGCGGTCGCGACGGCGGCGTCGATCAAGCGTGCGTTAGACGCACTCGATGTCGAATCGCTCACAGTTGCGACTCCGTACATACCGGAGCTCAACGAACTGGAAGTCGATTTTCTGGAGGATTCAGGCTACGAAGTGCTCGACATATACGGGTTGGGATGTAGGACCGACGAAGAAATCTGTGCCCACCACCCGGAGATGGCATACCGACAAGCCCGGGAAATGAACCGGGAGGATGCTGACGCGATATTCATCAGTTGTACGGGGTATCGAACGTTCGAGATCATCGACCGATTGGAACGGGATCTGGATAAACCAGTGATAACGAGCAACCAGGCGACGTTGTGGGATGCACTTCGGAAAATCGACGTCGATTACTCCGAAATCGAGTTGGGCACCTTATTCCGACACTGA
- a CDS encoding iron-containing alcohol dehydrogenase family protein, with the protein MTQQLAEWNVPNRILFGRGASDEVGSYIDRFDAERALVVTDEGVREAGVLEPVLESIEEAGKEYAIFDGVQPDPTDTVVHEAADAYDDADANLILGIGGGSSLDTAKAASIIAANDGHILDYEGSGNVPESPPPSIYIPTTSGTGSEVGHWCIVKDSETDVKEEIGDVKLLADLALIDPDLTASAPPPVKAATGMDVLTHAIEAYVSIKAQSQTSAIALDSVEKVGEFLPRAVEYRDGDPAALTAMARASMQAGMAFNGAGLGAVHALSHQVGGQFGVPHGLVNAIILPYVMEYNLSQVPEKFCTIAERLGEPIDRNRRTQLEAYKAVRVVRELGDSVRIPRTLDETAAEREAIPALAAQALEDGSLTGNPRLTDVDDMEHILERAFDGVFEYESRL; encoded by the coding sequence ATGACACAACAATTAGCGGAATGGAACGTCCCGAATAGGATCCTGTTTGGTCGTGGAGCTTCAGACGAAGTCGGTTCGTACATCGACCGATTCGATGCGGAACGTGCGCTCGTCGTGACCGACGAAGGTGTTCGCGAGGCGGGCGTTCTCGAACCGGTACTCGAATCGATCGAGGAAGCCGGAAAGGAGTATGCCATCTTCGACGGTGTTCAGCCTGATCCGACTGACACAGTCGTTCACGAGGCAGCGGACGCCTACGACGACGCCGACGCGAACCTCATTCTCGGAATCGGTGGTGGGTCGTCGTTGGACACCGCAAAAGCGGCATCGATCATCGCAGCGAACGACGGCCACATTCTCGACTACGAAGGGAGTGGAAACGTCCCGGAATCCCCTCCACCGAGTATCTACATACCAACGACGTCCGGAACCGGGAGCGAGGTCGGTCATTGGTGTATCGTGAAGGACTCCGAGACCGACGTCAAAGAGGAAATCGGGGACGTGAAACTCCTCGCCGACCTCGCGTTGATCGATCCCGATCTGACGGCGAGTGCACCACCGCCGGTAAAGGCGGCGACTGGAATGGACGTGTTGACGCACGCTATCGAAGCGTACGTATCGATCAAGGCACAAAGTCAGACCTCCGCTATCGCGCTCGATTCGGTCGAGAAAGTCGGCGAATTCCTCCCCCGTGCCGTCGAGTACCGTGACGGCGACCCTGCTGCGCTCACGGCGATGGCCAGGGCAAGTATGCAGGCCGGGATGGCGTTCAACGGCGCTGGATTGGGTGCAGTACACGCGCTCTCTCACCAAGTCGGCGGCCAGTTTGGTGTTCCTCACGGATTGGTCAACGCGATCATCCTTCCGTACGTGATGGAGTACAACCTGTCACAAGTTCCCGAGAAGTTCTGTACTATCGCGGAGCGCCTCGGGGAACCGATCGACCGCAACCGCCGAACACAGCTAGAGGCCTACAAAGCGGTTCGTGTGGTACGCGAACTGGGTGATTCGGTCCGGATCCCCAGGACGCTGGACGAGACGGCGGCCGAACGCGAAGCGATTCCTGCGTTGGCAGCGCAGGCACTCGAAGACGGAAGTCTCACTGGAAATCCTCGTTTGACCGATGTGGACGACATGGAGCACATCCTCGAACGGGCGTTCGACGGCGTATTCGAGTACGAATCACGCCTGTGA
- a CDS encoding helix-turn-helix domain-containing protein, with translation MALLPEPSPDIDTAQAGDIELLDINEQDIDSVLSTLSSKTARTLLVAITEEPGTPSALATRLDVSLQTVSYHVDALEGADLIRVAGTRYSEKGREMKIYAPCENPVVLVFGAD, from the coding sequence ATGGCTCTTCTACCCGAACCATCGCCCGATATCGATACTGCACAGGCGGGGGATATCGAATTGTTGGATATCAATGAACAGGACATTGACTCGGTTTTGAGTACGCTGTCATCCAAGACCGCTCGAACGCTCCTCGTCGCAATTACAGAGGAACCGGGAACGCCGTCCGCGCTCGCTACCCGTCTCGATGTCTCGCTTCAGACGGTCTCATACCATGTCGACGCCCTCGAAGGAGCGGATCTGATCAGGGTCGCGGGGACACGGTACTCCGAGAAGGGACGCGAGATGAAGATCTATGCACCGTGCGAAAATCCCGTCGTTCTCGTCTTCGGTGCCGACTGA